DNA from Pelodiscus sinensis isolate JC-2024 chromosome 1, ASM4963464v1, whole genome shotgun sequence:
atagacgcaccctcAATGTAAATACACTTATCAATCACAtcactctttgggtgtgtctagactacatgcctccgtcgacggaggcatgtagattagacagatcggcagagggaaatgaagccgcgattattttaatcgcggcttcatttaaatttaaatggctgccccgctctgccgatcagctgattgtcggcggatcggggcagtctggacgcaccgcgtcgacaaagaagcctttcttgatcggcacaggtatgcctcgtgaaaccaggtttacctgtgccgatcaagaaaggcttctttgtcgacgcggcgcgtccagactgccctgatctgccgacaatcagctgatcggcagagcggggcagccatttacatttaaatgaacccgcgattattttaatcacggcttcatttccctctgccgatctgtctaatctacatgcctccgtcgacggaggcatgtagtttagacgtaccctttatgcCCCGATTTAATAGTGTGAACACCCATATAATGCATAGTCATAACCAtagtatcatagaacactagaactggaagggacctcaagaggtcattgagtccagccccctgaccttatggcaggaccaatcactttctagactatccctgatagatgtctatccagacatctccagagatggagattaaatatctccagatatggagattccacaaccgccctaggCGACTTATTtctgtttaaccaccttgacagttaggaagtttttcccatgtccaacctaaaccttccttgctgcaatttaagcccattgcttcttgtcctaaacAAGAacatagaactctagaactggaagggaccttgagaggtcattgactcCAGTCCCTTGCATGTATACGTCAAAGCGAATGTCAATGGAGAAGGGTGTAGGAAGATAGCATTGTTAACACAGAGCGTAAGCATTAACAGTTATATCTTTGGTACAGCTGTGTTCTTATCTGTCCCTAGGAAGAACGAAAGGAGGAAAACTTGTCTGTAAATCAATAGGGACAGTGTCTGCCCATGCTGTACCCCCATCACCATGGTAGCAAGGTCCCAGACCCCTTATTTAACCCTAGCACGCCATAAGAGGAAACAAGTGAAGTTCATTGCTTGTGGCTTGTGAAAACGCTAAATGACTTTTGCAGAGAAAAATACAAGGGTTTGTATAATTAGCGTTAACGCAACGTGACTCCACAATAGGTCAATCCACTTCTTCTAGAGTGGACGCTGAACCCTCCCATGTATTTAATTTGCAGGCTCTGTTCATTTCATGCGCTGTGTTTTGTTGAAAGGGAAGACGCTGACGTGAGACTTGCAAAAGATGCCACAAGAAGGCAACGTGCCCAGTTCCAACAGTACAAGCTCCGATCCGTCCGTGTTCTTCCTGACGGGCATCCCAGGCCTGGAAGATATGCAcctctggatctccatccccttcagcTCAGTGTTCGCCATCATCCTTCTAGGAAACTGCACCCTCTTGTATGTTATCAGGACGGAGCCCTCCCTACACAAGCCCATGTTCTATTTCCTCGCCATGCTGGCCGTTGTCAACCTGGTTTTATCCACGACCACTGTGCCGAAAatactgagcatcttctggtttaACTCCAGGGAGATCAACTTTAGTGCCTGTCTGGTGCAGATGTTTTTCATTCACTCATTCTCCATGATGGAGTCTGCTCTCTTGCTGGCCATGGCCTTTGACAGGTATGTGGCCATCTGCAACCCCTTGAGGTACGCCACCATCCTGACCAATTCAGTGATAGTGAAGATTGGGCTGGCGGCTTTGGTCCGGGCGGTCGTGCTAATGGCCCCTCTGCCCTTCCTCGTCAGGAGGTTGCCTTTCTGCCAGTCCCATGTCATTGCCCACTGCGCTTGCGACCACATGGCCGTGGCGAAGCTGGCTTGTGCAGACACCAGGATCAATAGCATCTATGGGATCATCATAGCTTTCTTCATCGTGGGGCTGGATCTGATGTTCATTGCCCTGTCATATGTCAAGATCATCAGGACTGTCTTAAGCCTGGCATCCAAGGAAGAACAGCTCAAAGCTTTTGGAACTTGTGTTTCCCATCTTTTTGCCATTTTGGTGGTCTACCTCCCAGGGGTCCTCTCCTCAGTAATTCACAGGTTCGGTGAACAAATTGCCCCATACGTGCACATCCTGCTGGGTACGTTCTACCTCCTCTTTCCTCCCATGATGAACCCCATTGTGTATGGTGTGAAAACCAAACAGATTCGCGACAGGGTGTGTCTTATCTTCCAGGGCAAAAGCATTTAGGCTGCACCTGGTGTGTAGTCGAGTGCTGGGAAATCCATCAGCAAATCCCCCACCCCTATAAATGCACAAGGATCATGAATGCTGAAGCATTTCCCTCCAGTATCTTGCACCCTGAACAATTTTAAAGCCCTTCACACATTATGGAGGGAAGGGACCATGTAGGCTGGAGTGGTAACACCCTCACCTTGGCAGAATATGGCCTCTGGGCTCTCCCTGAGCTGTGATGG
Protein-coding regions in this window:
- the LOC102460354 gene encoding olfactory receptor 52K1-like; the protein is MPQEGNVPSSNSTSSDPSVFFLTGIPGLEDMHLWISIPFSSVFAIILLGNCTLLYVIRTEPSLHKPMFYFLAMLAVVNLVLSTTTVPKILSIFWFNSREINFSACLVQMFFIHSFSMMESALLLAMAFDRYVAICNPLRYATILTNSVIVKIGLAALVRAVVLMAPLPFLVRRLPFCQSHVIAHCACDHMAVAKLACADTRINSIYGIIIAFFIVGLDLMFIALSYVKIIRTVLSLASKEEQLKAFGTCVSHLFAILVVYLPGVLSSVIHRFGEQIAPYVHILLGTFYLLFPPMMNPIVYGVKTKQIRDRVCLIFQGKSI